The genome window TACGCAATCCTCAACTTGGGAAGTGTTGAAAATCCTTACGAATATGGCTGCAAGTTATTAGACCAAAGCTCATCTGCAACTTTGAAATACGTACAAATTCGCTCAAAAGCAGCTCTTCCCGATCAGGATTTATTTGATTTTTGCCAGCGCTTAATTTCCTACAGACAAAGCAAACCTGAGCTTCAGGATGCAAAAATTATCATTAACGATCGAGTCGATATTGCACTAGCTGCTCACGCCGATGGTGTTCACCTTGGTCAAGACGACTTACCGGAAGAGATCGCCAGAAAATTACTTGGTCCTGGCAAAATTATCGGTCTTTCAACTCACACTAACAAACAAGTTACTAAGGCCTGCCTCACAGCAATCGATTACCTTGCACTTGGCCCGATTTTCAGATCAGCTACAAAACAGGGGCATGCAGAAATTGTCGGTCTCGAAACATTAAAAGAAATTTGTCAGCGGACTAGCTTACCTGTTGTTGCAATCGGAGGTATTAATGCTACTAACGCAAAAACTGTCTATGCAGCAGGGGCCGCAAGCGTTGCAGTGGTGTCTGATCTTTATGAAAATCGAGAAACCCTGCACACTCTTTTAGGCAATTATCAACTTGCTTTTGGAAATCCAAAAAGTATTGGTGGATCTTCAAGGTGAAG of bacterium contains these proteins:
- the thiE gene encoding thiamine phosphate synthase yields the protein MNLSPLYAILNLGSVENPYEYGCKLLDQSSSATLKYVQIRSKAALPDQDLFDFCQRLISYRQSKPELQDAKIIINDRVDIALAAHADGVHLGQDDLPEEIARKLLGPGKIIGLSTHTNKQVTKACLTAIDYLALGPIFRSATKQGHAEIVGLETLKEICQRTSLPVVAIGGINATNAKTVYAAGAASVAVVSDLYENRETLHTLLGNYQLAFGNPKSIGGSSR